A region from the Vibrio navarrensis genome encodes:
- a CDS encoding MgtC/SapB family protein, which produces MDVSGLVNEQGVWHLLIALLLGAIIGTQRGWVMRNSAEGSRVAGIRTFSLVGLFGGLTALLAAHTSAIILGFALIALVVLSCIAFVMQQKSSQDISITGVVALLITFVIGSLAVSGQPVAAAASAVITAVVLDNKRELHQALQRLQEYELDAALRLMMISVVLLPLLPNQPYGPWNALNPYEIWWMVVLIASISFVGYFAIKIGGAKRGILFTSVFAGLSSSTALTLQFSHLSREQPVISPLLATGILLSCGTMFPRLLVVLSVLNPQLVVHLWPVALAMMLMLYLPAWWIWRFSDTEFSEQPGRQKNPLALQSALFFGVILAIIILLSHALADWFGNAGTLILAALSGLTDVDAISLALGRQSVSGLNVTTAALGIFIAASVNTLVKMGMVLAIGDKRLWRRLVPVMLASVAVGGAVFFLLHSGSLA; this is translated from the coding sequence ATGGACGTCAGTGGGTTGGTTAATGAGCAAGGCGTTTGGCATCTATTGATTGCGCTGTTACTCGGCGCAATCATCGGCACTCAGCGTGGCTGGGTGATGCGCAACAGTGCAGAAGGGAGCCGAGTAGCGGGCATTCGCACTTTCTCTCTGGTTGGCCTGTTTGGCGGCTTAACCGCTTTACTTGCCGCCCACACATCAGCAATCATCCTTGGCTTTGCATTAATCGCTTTAGTGGTACTCTCTTGCATCGCTTTTGTCATGCAACAGAAAAGCAGTCAGGATATCAGCATTACTGGCGTTGTCGCCTTGTTGATCACTTTTGTCATTGGTAGTTTGGCCGTCAGCGGACAACCTGTGGCGGCGGCCGCATCGGCGGTGATTACCGCGGTGGTGCTCGACAACAAACGCGAGCTTCATCAAGCTTTACAGCGTTTGCAAGAGTACGAGCTTGATGCCGCGCTGCGGCTGATGATGATCTCAGTGGTATTGCTGCCGTTGCTGCCCAATCAACCTTATGGGCCTTGGAATGCGCTCAATCCCTATGAGATCTGGTGGATGGTGGTGTTGATTGCCAGCATCTCTTTTGTTGGTTATTTTGCCATTAAAATCGGTGGTGCTAAGCGCGGGATCTTGTTCACCTCAGTTTTTGCGGGGTTGAGCTCGTCAACCGCCTTAACGCTGCAATTTTCTCATCTCTCCCGCGAACAGCCTGTGATTAGCCCATTGCTTGCCACCGGGATATTACTCAGTTGTGGCACCATGTTTCCTCGACTTTTGGTGGTGCTTTCGGTGCTTAATCCTCAATTGGTGGTTCACTTGTGGCCAGTTGCATTGGCGATGATGCTCATGCTCTACCTTCCCGCTTGGTGGATTTGGCGTTTTAGCGATACAGAATTTTCAGAGCAGCCCGGCAGGCAGAAGAACCCGCTTGCACTGCAATCGGCGCTGTTTTTTGGTGTGATCTTGGCCATCATTATACTGCTTTCTCATGCGCTCGCAGACTGGTTCGGCAATGCTGGAACGTTGATTTTAGCCGCGCTTTCTGGCCTTACTGATGTCGATGCGATTTCGCTCGCGCTCGGCCGACAGAGTGTATCGGGGCTAAATGTGACTACTGCGGCGTTGGGTATTTTTATCGCCGCTTCGGTAAACACCTTAGTCAAAATGGGTATGGTGTTGGCGATAGGTGACAAGCGCTTGTGGAGGCGATTGGTTCCCGTGATGCTTGCCAGCGTTGCAGTCGGCGGGGCGGTGTTCTTCTTACTGCACAGCGGGTCGTTGGCTTGA